A stretch of the Capsicum annuum cultivar UCD-10X-F1 chromosome 10, UCD10Xv1.1, whole genome shotgun sequence genome encodes the following:
- the LOC107844821 gene encoding uncharacterized protein LOC107844821: MAYRRKQGISRSSTFQEESIFRSPGEQKQHGISRSSTFHHDNSFFPPGDSYGSSSSSSSMSLAAQAIRASAAHRDRYQDALSNGYSETPANGFWGVLARKGKDILEESQEGRTFVDTSQNHVTDGRSPWQMQTTQQQTQTIHEDQLKASRDVAMATAAKAKLLLRELKTVKADLAFAKQRCSQLEEENKMLREAREKGVNPADDDMIRLQLETLLAEKGRLAHENSVYARENLILREIVEYHQLTMQDVVYLDEGFEEVTEVSPIPAVSRMLTSSPPLSPKSKHHSSPSRNSSVTNLTALGSQVNTSVQQHNEELPPTSTSSSKGKDLSRK; encoded by the exons ATGGCGTATAGAAGGAAGCAGGGGATCAGTAGATCGTCTACTTTCCAAGAAGAAAGCATTTTCCGTTCCCCTGGGGAACAAAAGCAGCATGGGATCAGCAGATCCTCTACATTTCATCATGATAATAGTTTTTTTCCCCCAGGAGATTCTTATggctcttcctcttcttcttcctcaatgTCTCTTGCGGCTCAGGCTATTAGAGCCTCAGCCGCTCATCGTGATCGCTATCAG GATGCTCTTTCCAATGGATATAGTGAAACTCCTGCAAATGGATTTTGGGGAGTTTTAGCAAGGAAAGGCAAAGATATTCTTGAAGAAAGCCAG GAAGGACGCACATTTGTTGACACTTCGCAAAATCATGTCACCGATGGACGAAGCCCATGGCAGATGCAAACAACTCAGCAACAAACACAAACTATTCATGAAGATCAATTAAAAGCTTCTCGCGAC GTGGCAATGGCAACTGCAGCAAAAGCAAAGCTGCTACTACGAGAGTTAAAGACAGTTAAAGCAGATCTTGCTTTTGCAAAGCAACGTTGCTCTCAGctggaagaagaaaataaaatgctTCGGGAGGCTCGTGAGAAGGGAGTTAACCCTGCAGATGATGATATG ATACGGCTACAACTCGAGACACTATTAGCAGAGAAGGGTCGACTAGCACACGAGAATTCAGTGTACGCTCGAGAGAATCTTATCTTAAGGGAGATTGTGGAGTACCATCAACTGACAATGCAGGATGTAGTGTATTTGGATGAAGGATTTGAAGAAGTAACAGAAGTTTCACCAATACCTGCTGTCTCAAGAATGCTCACTTCTTCACCTCCATTATCCCCTAAATCCAAGCACCATTCATCACCATCTAGAAATTCCTCTGTCACAAATTTAACAGCTCTTGGTTCACAAGTAAATACAAGTGTTCAACAGCACAATGAAGAATTACCACCAACTTCAACTTCTTCTTCCAAGGGGAAAGATTTATCAAGAAAATGA